The genomic segment ACGGCAGCATCCCGgaagaacagacacagaacaAGGGAGGAAAAGGGACAGAGCCATCtggcgcgagagaagaagagagggggagCAGCGCCAACGATGAAACacggaaggaagaagagaaaccggaggacgaagaacgtGAGGAGCAGCATGCACAAGCATCACTGTGGGTCAACCGGCTACGGCCTCATGTCATCAGAGATTCTGAAAAGTCATAAGAAGCAAAGCCGATATTAGCGTGTGTATATCGGGGATTGATTCTCTCAGCCAAGACCCTCTTGCTCCACTTCTCAGGCGTAACTAGCTTGTCGTGGTGCATGTTTTTTCAGGGTAGTCCGTGTATGTGTTGTGATTGTTAGTCTTGTTCGTTGAACCCGGAGTCTGATAAGGTCCCAAAAGTATCAATTCGCTTGCCTTGACGGGGTCTTTGTTCACCTGTAAGTTGTAGTCATACTATTGTCTGGAGCGAATAACGTACGACCCACGAAGCGTGAGATGTGAAACCGCCTGTTTCGAGTCGTCTCTCTGGTTAATCATTTCACCTAGTTGCTTGATTGTAACCGTGGCAACCAGGGTGTACAACGAGATTCACAGCATTATCTGATGTACTTACGGAAACCCACTCACAATGTTGGCATATGCGATTCCATTAGACTTGAGTTTGGAAGGCTCTTCGGCGCCCCAGTATTTCTACCGCGAAATTGGGGGGGATCCCATCTTATGTGTAAGAAAGAGTTTACCTTCAGTTGTCTGATTGGTCGTGCGTGCTTGGTGACTTATATTATGAAGCTTAATGGGAGCACATTCCCATGGGTATCTTGACACGGCGTTCGCGCGTTTACATTTGCTCTGATCCTCGTGCCACACGGAGTCCCCCCGCAACAAGCGGCTTCCCTTTGCGTCCGAAACTGACATATCCGTAAACAGAAGGGAGAGCAACCTTCCACGTGTGCACAAACAGAGACCCTTACTCCCTTATGTGTTGTGCTACCCCATGCCTTCCCCCAGGAAGATAAAGGCTAACAGCAGCTCAGTTGTACCTGTCTGTCTATTATTCTTGCCCCTCCGAGGGATGACAGCACGAGGGGGCATTCATCCACGCAGCACACATCTTGAACTTTTCCATGAACGCCATCAGAACCGGCCCGCTTTTGCACCCCGATGTCCTGTTTGCATACAGCTTACAAGCTGTGAACACAGGGGTGATCCTCGCTTAGAAAGAACTATAACCTAAGAACCTTCTTTATCACGTACTGGAACTACAGACGCCCATGTGAGCTTCAACATCGTCTACAGTTAGGCGTCTTCCGAAACAAAATGGGCGTGTGCTTCATGTGCACGCTCTGATCCTGTTGTGGGGAGACCGGGAGGCACAGCGTCAGGAGTGTGTTTCCAGGCCTTTCTTATTTCACCGAGTGTCCTTAAAAAGTTTTGTTCGTGACCTGGTATATATGCGGACAAGACACGTATAGGATAGCGTGTCTCTTCGTAGCACATCGAAAAGTACTTTGATGTGACCCTCAGAACGCCCTggcacatgcagaaaaaacagataCCGATAATGGGATGCAGAGTTAAGAGTCTTTGAAATAGAAGTTTTAGACCACAAACATTCCACTATTATATACACGCTTGTCATCTCTGCTTCCCCGGGATCCTTACTGGGGAAGCAAGTTCTTTTTCCGCCTGGCAGCTAATTCCATTCATCAAATTCACCCTCAGATGGCACCTACTGCCTGAGCTCCAGCCCGTACTCTGCCAATAGTTCTAATGTATTTGGAGCATGTTTCAGCGCACACAGTATAGCAGCACCAGACGAGGGCAATGATGCTGATGGCGAAAACGATCCACCATATAATCATTTCACCGCTTGTCAACGTAAGTGCGAGGTTCGCTACACCTCGATGCTGTTGCTGCGAGCAAGGTGGACCCATAAGAACTTCGCTATTTCCCCATTTTATGATTGTCGACGTCGCACCTTGCGGGACCTCCCATCCGTCGTCGCAGACGCAAGTCACTGTCCCGCTATTCTTCCCTGAAGCAAATGTACAAGCCCCATTTGCACACGGATTACTGCTGGCGCTACTGCAGGGGTTGCTCTGGATTTCGCAGTTGGATCCACTATAGAAATCGCCACATGTACAAGAGTAGTACGGCGGCACGTTGCTGTCTGTGCACGAGCCGAGTCCACACAACGCTGTTTGGCAGTCTAGTCCAGATTCTGAGTTCACTCCACAGTCTTTTGTACACAGCGACATAGTCTTGTCGCAATTCGCTCCCGTCCAAGGTAGCTCGCAAACGCAAACCTCCAACCCATTGTGTGCGTAGCAGCTTCCATTATTGCACGCTGTGGTTGTCGTCGGGTCACACGTGTCGGCTTTTGTTGGGACGGTCCAGACGAGGCACAGGGAAACATAGCAGAGGACTGCACACAAAACAAAACGAGGCGCCATACGAAGGGATTCCACAACGGGACCCACCTTTGTGACAGGTTTGCTCTTTGGACCGGATTCGCTCCACTGCACCCGAGTGCTAGTACACGCGATCCAACAAAGGACAGCATAACACCCCTCCTGCTTCATTGTCATATGCAGAGTAACACGGTGTCACCATTCACACAGATGCATTAATGTATACATGCACTTGTGCCCAACTTTACGTTTGTGCTGGCGGTTACGTATTACGTACACAATGAAGGGAGGCGCAGCCCAAGGAATCCAGTCCCGGCGGCCTGCCGGGCACCAAACTCTTTTGTGGTGCGGTGGTCGCTTATGCGACATGCAGAACAGAAAATAAAACCATCCACTGCCACCTAGAACGATTCCACTCGCAAATGACGAATGGATACATAACGGTGCGATGCAAGTGGAGCTCGCATGTATCAACGGTCGCCGGGTGTCGGAGTCGCACAAGTGCTGCGAAGAGCAGATGTATTCTCCGGTGGAAAATGCGGAAAACAAATGGTTCAGACAAGCGTAGATGCAGAAGCGAGGCCAGATACAAAAGGAATAGACAAAAAAGCCCAtggaagacacacacaaaagaGGAAAATGCAAAGCATGTGAAAAGTgaaaccgaagaagacgcacaaGACTGCACATACGGGGAGCAAAGACTGCAAGACCGACACTATCTTCAAAGAAATTCAAACTGTTTTTTATTTACACTGAGCGATGCAGATGCAGTCGGCCGAAGAACAAAGCAGCTGCTCGCAAACCACCACTTATTCATAGTGAATAATTTCAGTTGCCAAAAAAATGTAATTGCAACTAGGATACACGAACGTGTTCATCCCGGAAAACCACTCGCTGAATACAGTGCTCTTTGCTAGGAGTCAAGGACGTATTTTCGAAGCTACAACAGAGAAATGATCAAGTACTGTCGACTTATCACGAAGTGTGTCCACGCGCCGAAACGCCTGAAGCCTATCCAGCGAGGGACTAGAGACATCAAACTCCAGCGCCTCGCTTTAGTGATATACATAAAAAACAACCCTTTGGAGATTCCACTTTTTGCATGACGCTTCCTCACTCTATGCGGACACTATGCAAAGTGGAAGGCCTCTCTTTGCTCGACACTACTTTAATTTGCGTTGAGCacggaaacgaggaagcTCCCCTATTGACCGGCCTAGGCTTCATATAGCAGGTGGACAAAACAAGTGGCTATTTCCTTTTGTTTATGGAGAACTGTCACAGtggggaaacagaaaaaaactgaaaaaaaggagagaagcgagctCATCCACGGCTGACATGCCAGAGGGTTCCAACATGCTGGTACGGAATAAATTCCAGCAGCCTACAAGCTCCATTTTCCCGTCCAGCGCCTCCGTCATTGCCCGATAAAACCCATTCTCTGATAAATGAGGCTTGTGAATGCAGTCCTCTTGCAACTACGTAGTGCCAATTTCGAAGAAAACCatgaaaaggaaacaagaCATACACGGGAAGCATGCATACCATGTAGCCACACAGTTGCTAGAACTGCCAGCGATAGAAGTTTCCAGTGCAGCCCATCCAAAACGACACATTTGGAAGTCGACGCACGACAGAACAAAGAATAATTACACCAGAAAATCACTAACAGGTTTCACGAGGAATGCCAAAAAACGTGGTGAAAAACCGTGCTGTCGTGAAAGTCACCGCGCTCCGCTCCAGGCTAGTTCACCGTCCCTGGCCCTTTCTGTAAGACATCGCTGTAGACCAATATAGGAAACGGCATACTTCCCATAGCACTGATTTGACGTCAAAGAAATAAAACTCCGCTGCAGGAGACCCCCTTAGAGCTCAACAAATGGCAGTGGAGAGTCCCTTTTCGGATTTACCCATTTTTGGTTTCGCTCGCGGATTTCCAATACAg from the Toxoplasma gondii ME49 chromosome IX, whole genome shotgun sequence genome contains:
- a CDS encoding hypothetical protein (encoded by transcript TGME49_265040~Predicted trans-membrane domain (TMHMM2.0):243-266), encoding MTMKQEGCYAVLCWIACTSTRVQWSESGPKSKPVTKVGPVVESLRMAPRFVLCAVLCYVSLCLVWTVPTKADTCDPTTTTACNNGSCYAHNGLEVCVCELPWTGANCDKTMSLCTKDCGVNSESGLDCQTALCGLGSCTDSNVPPYYSCTCGDFYSGSNCEIQSNPCSSASSNPCANGACTFASGKNSGTVTCVCDDGWEVPQGATSTIIKWGNSEVLMGPPCSQQQHRGVANLALTLTSGEMIIWWIVFAISIIALVWCCYTVCAETCSKYIRTIGRVRAGAQAVGAI